In Calothrix sp. PCC 7507, one DNA window encodes the following:
- a CDS encoding DUF2382 domain-containing protein, with protein sequence MALYKLQDFDPNYRETFQDKDIKGLGVYTEGTEEKIGSVNEVLVDDEGHFRYLVVDLGFWIFGKKVLLPIGRSRIDYNSDRVYTIGLTREQAENLPEFDERLALDYDYEERVRGVYRAPGSDTFPLESSASLESLTPVDATPGVDRSYQGLATPAYNRDTYNYQNEPSLYGLNEQDHQTFKLYEERLIANKRRQKTGEVSVGKYVETDTARVAVPIERERVVIERVTPTDAGRAVSPGEGAFREGEVARLEIHEETPDIQKETFVREEVRVRKVVEQDTAEAQATVRREELDVNTPDLPIQER encoded by the coding sequence ATGGCTCTTTACAAACTGCAAGATTTTGACCCTAATTACCGCGAGACTTTTCAAGATAAAGACATTAAAGGATTAGGTGTCTATACAGAAGGAACTGAAGAAAAGATTGGCTCAGTCAATGAAGTTTTAGTCGATGACGAAGGTCATTTCCGCTATCTAGTGGTTGACTTAGGTTTTTGGATTTTTGGTAAAAAAGTCTTGTTACCAATTGGTCGTTCCCGCATTGACTATAATAGCGATCGCGTTTATACAATCGGTCTGACTAGAGAGCAAGCAGAAAACTTACCTGAGTTTGACGAACGCCTAGCGCTTGATTATGACTATGAAGAAAGGGTGCGCGGAGTTTATCGCGCTCCTGGATCTGATACCTTTCCGTTAGAATCATCAGCATCTTTAGAATCATTAACACCGGTGGACGCGACACCAGGCGTTGATCGCAGTTATCAAGGGTTGGCTACACCTGCTTACAACCGCGATACATACAATTACCAAAATGAGCCTTCATTATATGGGTTAAATGAGCAAGATCATCAAACCTTCAAATTGTATGAAGAACGTTTGATAGCCAATAAACGACGCCAGAAAACTGGAGAAGTATCAGTTGGTAAATACGTTGAAACTGATACTGCACGGGTTGCAGTACCAATCGAAAGAGAACGTGTGGTAATTGAGCGTGTAACACCTACAGATGCAGGCAGAGCCGTTTCTCCTGGTGAAGGTGCTTTCCGTGAAGGCGAAGTTGCTCGTTTAGAAATCCACGAAGAAACACCCGACATTCAAAAAGAAACATTTGTGCGCGAAGAGGTGAGAGTCAGAAAAGTTGTTGAGCAAGATACAGCGGAGGCTCAAGCAACTGTACGTCGTGAAGAGTTAGACGTAAATACTCCTGATCTCCCAATCCAGGAACGCTAA
- a CDS encoding DUF2382 domain-containing protein has translation MPLYKLEEFDKNYRETFGDSDVKTLDVCTEHGVKVGSISDTLVDQNGRFRYLVIDTAFNSGSKKILLPVGLSRINYPAKRVYVDGLSKEQIERLPAYSEDIVIDEDFEERVRNVYRSTNNGIKYDRDTYSYQQEPNLYQLDDQYHQTFRLYEERLIANKNRIKTGEVTLGKHIETQTARVAVPIQKERVVIERVPSTASGTLLDPQEVRFHEGEIARIEVYEETPQIHKEAFVREEIRVKKVVEQDTFEAQDIIRREELDIDTGDLRVNDTDPNRPELV, from the coding sequence ATGCCTCTCTACAAACTTGAAGAATTTGACAAAAATTACCGAGAAACCTTTGGTGATAGTGACGTTAAAACTTTGGATGTTTGTACCGAACATGGAGTAAAAGTTGGCTCTATTTCTGATACTTTAGTTGACCAGAATGGTCGTTTTCGTTATCTTGTGATTGATACTGCTTTTAATTCAGGCAGTAAAAAGATACTACTGCCAGTCGGTCTTTCTCGAATTAATTATCCGGCGAAACGTGTCTATGTAGATGGACTTAGCAAAGAGCAAATAGAACGTTTGCCTGCGTATAGCGAAGATATAGTCATCGATGAAGACTTTGAAGAAAGAGTACGTAATGTTTATCGGTCTACCAATAATGGCATAAAGTATGATCGCGACACATATTCATACCAACAAGAACCTAACTTATATCAATTAGATGATCAATATCATCAAACTTTTAGACTTTATGAGGAGCGCTTGATTGCTAACAAAAATCGGATTAAAACTGGAGAGGTTACACTTGGTAAGCACATTGAGACACAAACTGCACGGGTTGCAGTTCCTATTCAAAAAGAACGTGTCGTAATTGAGCGAGTTCCTTCCACAGCATCAGGAACGTTATTAGATCCCCAAGAAGTACGGTTCCACGAAGGAGAAATAGCACGTATAGAAGTGTATGAAGAAACGCCTCAAATTCATAAAGAAGCGTTTGTCCGCGAAGAAATTCGAGTTAAAAAAGTAGTAGAGCAAGACACATTTGAAGCGCAAGATATAATTCGCCGAGAAGAGTTAGATATTGATACAGGTGATCTGCGTGTGAATGATACTGATCCAAATAGACCAGAGCTTGTTTAA
- a CDS encoding transketolase, with protein sequence MTTQQQLQQWYELAQQLRVDSIRATTVAGSGHPTSSMSPADLMAVLLSGFLRYDFNDPDNPNNDRFILSKGHAAPLLYAMYKAAGVISDEDLLSLRKFGSPLEGHPTPVLPWVDVATGSLGQGLPIGVGLALAGKYLDQLPYHVWVLLGDSETAEGSVWEAFDHAAHYGLDNLIAIIDVNRLGQRGQTELGWNTQAYAKRARAFGWEAMEIDGHNLIEIDQAYSAALAVTDRPTVIIAQTKKGKGVDALEDLGGWHGKALKPDDEKQAIAELGGERYITISVQKPEAQEQPAVTGNTHLLQLPTYNKGAHVATRRAYGDALKALGAAQPDVVVLDAEVSNSTYAEDFAEAYPERYFEMFIAEQQMVAAAIGLQVRKYKPFASTFAAFLTRAYDFVRMAAVSRANIKLVGSHAGVSIGQDGPSQMGLEDLAAFQAVCGSTVLYPSDANQTAKLVEQMSDRSGVVYLRTTRESTEVLYGAEEQFPIGGSKIVRISDRDQATVIAAGITLHEALKAYNRLKNEGIAVRVIDTYSVKPIDVHTLHQAARDTKGNLVVVEDHWMEGGLGAAVLDAFAGHGDRPSYNGPQLQLIKLAVVDMPGSGTPDELLHAAKIDAEAIVEAVKFQVRQPIGVSN encoded by the coding sequence ATGACCACACAACAGCAGCTTCAGCAATGGTATGAACTGGCACAACAGCTGCGTGTCGATAGTATTCGCGCTACAACAGTCGCTGGATCGGGCCATCCTACCTCGTCAATGTCCCCTGCTGACCTGATGGCAGTGCTATTATCTGGATTTCTCCGCTACGACTTTAATGATCCAGATAACCCCAATAACGATCGCTTCATCCTCTCTAAAGGACACGCAGCACCACTCCTCTATGCCATGTACAAAGCTGCGGGAGTAATATCGGATGAAGATTTACTGTCATTGCGAAAATTTGGCAGTCCTCTCGAAGGTCATCCAACGCCAGTATTACCTTGGGTAGATGTAGCCACAGGCTCCTTGGGACAGGGATTACCCATTGGTGTAGGTCTGGCTTTAGCAGGTAAATATTTAGACCAGCTACCCTACCATGTTTGGGTATTATTGGGTGATAGCGAAACAGCTGAAGGCTCAGTCTGGGAGGCTTTTGATCATGCTGCACACTATGGTTTAGATAATCTGATTGCCATTATCGATGTTAATCGACTTGGTCAGCGGGGTCAGACGGAATTAGGCTGGAATACACAAGCCTATGCCAAGCGTGCTAGAGCCTTTGGTTGGGAAGCAATGGAAATTGACGGACACAATCTCATAGAAATTGATCAAGCTTATAGCGCCGCTTTAGCCGTTACCGATCGCCCCACGGTAATTATCGCTCAAACCAAGAAGGGTAAAGGTGTAGACGCTTTAGAAGATTTAGGTGGTTGGCATGGTAAGGCGTTAAAACCTGATGATGAAAAACAAGCGATCGCCGAACTAGGTGGTGAACGCTACATCACAATTTCAGTCCAAAAGCCGGAAGCACAAGAGCAACCAGCCGTCACAGGAAATACTCATCTACTGCAATTACCCACTTACAATAAAGGCGCTCATGTAGCCACCCGTCGCGCCTACGGTGATGCTTTAAAGGCTTTGGGAGCCGCTCAACCAGATGTAGTTGTTCTTGATGCCGAGGTCAGTAATTCCACGTATGCTGAAGATTTTGCCGAAGCCTATCCTGAGCGCTACTTTGAAATGTTCATCGCCGAACAGCAAATGGTAGCAGCTGCAATCGGTTTGCAAGTGCGAAAATACAAACCCTTCGCTTCTACCTTCGCCGCCTTCTTAACTCGCGCCTACGACTTTGTGCGGATGGCGGCCGTGTCCCGCGCCAACATTAAATTAGTGGGTTCCCATGCTGGTGTATCCATTGGTCAAGATGGTCCTTCACAGATGGGATTGGAAGACTTAGCCGCCTTCCAAGCAGTGTGCGGTAGCACCGTGCTATATCCCAGTGATGCCAACCAGACAGCTAAACTAGTAGAGCAAATGAGCGATCGCTCTGGTGTTGTCTACCTCCGCACCACACGAGAAAGCACAGAGGTACTCTATGGTGCTGAAGAACAATTTCCCATTGGTGGTAGCAAAATAGTCCGAATTTCTGACCGAGATCAAGCCACCGTTATAGCTGCGGGTATCACTCTCCACGAAGCACTCAAGGCTTATAACAGACTTAAAAACGAAGGTATTGCAGTGCGTGTCATTGACACTTATTCAGTCAAACCCATTGATGTACATACCTTACATCAAGCCGCACGGGATACCAAAGGTAATTTAGTAGTTGTTGAAGACCACTGGATGGAAGGTGGATTAGGTGCAGCAGTATTGGATGCCTTTGCAGGTCATGGCGATCGTCCCAGCTACAATGGGCCCCAACTGCAACTAATTAAGTTAGCAGTCGTTGATATGCCAGGTTCGGGTACACCAGACGAACTTCTTCATGCTGCCAAAATAGATGCTGAGGCGATCGTAGAAGCTGTGAAATTCCAAGTCAGACAGCCAATAGGTGTATCAAACTAA
- a CDS encoding transposase, translating into MKYNPNIHHRQSIRLRGYDYSQPGAYFITICTQHHECCLGEIMNGEMKFTIRGAIAFRLWLQIPDHFPHVELDEFIIMPNHIHGIIVITDKFTDVSWNLGGDLRGGLGGETPPLRRQPTLGQIVAYYKYQTTKIINQIDYTPKNRVWQRNDYDRIIRHQNAFHLIQRYIIANPIRWDKDPENPRRGAVSAPLDLVFAPS; encoded by the coding sequence GTGAAATATAACCCCAATATTCACCACCGCCAATCAATTCGCTTGCGGGGATACGACTATTCACAACCAGGCGCTTACTTCATTACCATCTGCACCCAACACCATGAATGTTGTTTAGGCGAAATAATGAATGGGGAGATGAAATTTACAATTAGAGGTGCGATCGCCTTTCGTTTGTGGTTGCAAATTCCTGATCATTTTCCCCATGTTGAATTAGATGAATTTATCATCATGCCCAATCATATTCACGGAATTATTGTGATTACGGATAAATTTACCGATGTGAGTTGGAATTTGGGCGGGGATCTTCGTGGGGGGTTGGGCGGGGAGACCCCGCCCCTACGGCGACAACCTACGTTGGGGCAAATTGTCGCTTATTACAAATACCAAACAACCAAGATCATCAATCAAATTGATTACACTCCTAAAAATCGGGTGTGGCAACGTAATGATTACGATCGCATAATTCGCCATCAAAATGCATTCCACCTCATTCAACGATACATTATCGCCAACCCCATTCGTTGGGACAAAGATCCCGAAAACCCCCGTAGGGGCGCGGTCTCCGCGCCTCTTGATTTGGTCTTTGCGCCCTCTTAA
- a CDS encoding bifunctional 4-hydroxy-2-oxoglutarate aldolase/2-dehydro-3-deoxy-phosphogluconate aldolase, with protein sequence MSNQVWLSKLQQQKAIAVIRAPEMKLGLQMALAVAAGGMRLIEIAWNSDRAAQLISQLRSELPECTIGTGTLFNVEQLQRAIAAGAQFLFSPHVDTAMIQAAVEQDVPMIPGALSPTEIVTAWNHGASCVKVFPIAAVGGATYIKSLQGPLGHIPLIPTGGVTLANAQEFLKAGAVAVGLSGQLFPRHLVEAGNWQIITQDARKLIQQLGNLE encoded by the coding sequence ATGTCTAATCAAGTTTGGTTATCAAAATTGCAGCAACAAAAAGCGATCGCAGTCATCCGCGCCCCAGAAATGAAATTGGGACTGCAAATGGCTTTAGCTGTAGCTGCTGGGGGAATGCGGTTGATAGAAATTGCTTGGAATAGCGATCGCGCAGCGCAATTAATTTCGCAATTACGTTCAGAGCTACCTGAGTGTACTATTGGCACTGGGACGCTGTTTAATGTCGAGCAATTGCAAAGGGCGATCGCTGCTGGGGCGCAATTTCTCTTTTCACCCCACGTTGATACAGCAATGATTCAAGCTGCAGTTGAGCAAGATGTACCCATGATCCCTGGCGCACTTTCACCCACAGAAATTGTTACCGCCTGGAATCATGGCGCTAGCTGTGTCAAGGTGTTTCCTATAGCAGCGGTGGGAGGAGCTACTTATATTAAAAGTTTACAAGGGCCATTGGGACATATACCCTTGATCCCTACTGGTGGGGTAACGTTGGCAAATGCCCAAGAATTTTTAAAAGCAGGCGCAGTAGCCGTTGGTTTAAGTGGACAATTATTTCCTCGACATCTGGTAGAGGCGGGAAATTGGCAAATTATTACGCAAGACGCTAGAAAATTGATACAACAGTTAGGTAATTTAGAGTGA
- a CDS encoding L,D-transpeptidase, with protein MNKSLIYPHWVRSLPIFLASALLSLSVTDVEADKVWAIPKNQMIAQTVQRLQDSNQRWIQIKLSEQRLIAWNGRRPVYAIAISTGKKSTPTRLGTFKIQSKFKSMRMQGRDYDVPNVPYAMFYQGSYGIHGAYWHKKFGTPVSHGCVNIAPNHAKWLFNWASIGTPVVINK; from the coding sequence ATGAACAAAAGCCTGATTTATCCTCATTGGGTACGTAGCTTACCAATATTCTTGGCTAGTGCATTACTATCTTTGAGTGTCACCGATGTTGAAGCGGATAAAGTTTGGGCAATTCCCAAAAACCAAATGATTGCCCAAACCGTCCAGAGATTACAAGACTCTAATCAGCGCTGGATTCAAATTAAGCTTTCAGAGCAGCGGTTAATTGCTTGGAATGGAAGAAGACCTGTTTATGCGATCGCTATTTCCACAGGCAAAAAATCTACCCCAACTCGTCTTGGTACTTTTAAAATTCAATCGAAGTTTAAATCTATGAGAATGCAGGGTAGAGACTATGACGTTCCTAATGTTCCCTATGCAATGTTTTACCAAGGAAGTTACGGAATTCATGGTGCCTACTGGCATAAAAAATTTGGCACTCCAGTTAGCCACGGCTGCGTGAATATTGCCCCTAATCACGCTAAATGGCTATTCAATTGGGCATCAATTGGTACACCAGTGGTGATTAATAAGTAG
- a CDS encoding L,D-transpeptidase → MQTLIHRGWLHYSRNVCVGIVLILASSFSWSSPMTLDPKFAVARAALLDNNSAVPALKQRSPERWIEIDLSEQQLSAWEGKKRVYVFRISTGKRRTPTPIGKFQINSKYRTNRMRGRDYDIPDVPYAMYFYNGYAIHGAYWHNNFGTPVSHGCVNLRVKQARKLYNWTKIGTLVVVRR, encoded by the coding sequence ATGCAAACCTTAATTCATAGAGGTTGGTTACATTACTCTAGAAATGTTTGTGTGGGGATAGTGTTAATTTTGGCGAGTTCATTTTCTTGGTCATCGCCAATGACCCTTGACCCTAAGTTTGCTGTAGCTAGAGCTGCTTTATTAGATAATAACAGTGCCGTCCCGGCTCTGAAGCAGAGATCCCCGGAGCGCTGGATTGAAATTGACCTTTCAGAACAACAATTATCTGCATGGGAAGGGAAAAAACGTGTCTATGTATTCCGAATTTCTACAGGTAAACGTAGGACTCCCACGCCAATAGGTAAGTTTCAGATTAATTCTAAATATCGTACTAATCGAATGCGGGGTAGAGACTACGATATTCCTGATGTTCCTTACGCTATGTATTTCTATAACGGTTATGCCATTCATGGTGCTTACTGGCATAATAATTTTGGCACTCCAGTTAGTCATGGTTGTGTGAATTTGCGAGTTAAACAGGCTCGTAAACTCTATAACTGGACAAAAATTGGGACTTTAGTAGTGGTGCGTCGATAA
- a CDS encoding Hsp70 family protein — protein MAIAIDFGTSNTVIARWNPVTQQPETLTLPGLSIQQSFNPPLIPSLVYVEEASLGKVLVGQQVRDRGFDIKGEARFFRSFKRGIGADIQGYLPELDGQSVTFEQVGQWFLTQVIEQLAPTEGGLDSLILTVPVDSFEAYRHWLGKVCQSLPVEQVRMLDEPTAAALGYGLADQEILLVIDFGGGTLDLSLVRLDKSAKGTNKPVGFLLKWGNKSLAEDSKQKVKTARVLAKAGQNLGGTDIDSWLVDYFAKTQGLAASPLTTRLAERLKIQLSTQNQASEVYFDDETFESYELALNRDTLENILKEHAFFEQLDDSMTNLLQQARRQGIEIADINAVLLVGGTVQLPAVQTWVKQYFEPEKIRCERPFEAIAQGALQLAQGVEIKDFLYHSYGIRYWDRRNQRHNWHPIIRAGQAYPMSQPVELFLGASLENQPSIELIMGELGAETGATEVYFDGDRFITRRLNSGETSVKPLNDQAGARTIAKLTPPGYPGSDRIKILFQIDDQRFLRITVEDLLTNDTLLENQLVAQLS, from the coding sequence ATGGCGATCGCAATCGATTTTGGTACCAGTAACACAGTTATTGCTCGGTGGAATCCTGTCACCCAGCAGCCAGAAACCCTAACTCTACCGGGTTTGTCAATTCAACAAAGCTTCAACCCGCCACTAATTCCCAGCTTGGTTTATGTGGAAGAAGCCAGCCTTGGTAAAGTTTTAGTAGGGCAACAAGTGCGCGATCGCGGTTTTGATATCAAAGGCGAAGCACGATTTTTTCGGAGTTTCAAACGGGGTATTGGTGCAGATATTCAAGGATATTTACCCGAACTAGATGGGCAAAGTGTCACATTTGAACAAGTCGGGCAATGGTTTCTCACCCAGGTGATTGAGCAACTAGCACCTACGGAAGGAGGGTTAGACTCTCTGATATTAACCGTACCTGTAGACAGCTTTGAAGCCTATCGCCACTGGTTAGGAAAAGTATGTCAGAGTCTTCCTGTGGAACAAGTGCGGATGTTAGATGAACCCACCGCTGCAGCTTTGGGTTATGGCTTGGCAGATCAAGAAATTTTGTTAGTAATTGATTTTGGCGGTGGTACCTTAGATTTATCGTTGGTGCGGTTAGACAAAAGCGCCAAAGGAACTAACAAGCCTGTAGGCTTCCTTTTGAAATGGGGTAATAAATCCCTCGCAGAAGATTCAAAGCAAAAGGTAAAAACTGCCCGTGTATTAGCAAAAGCTGGGCAAAATTTGGGTGGTACAGACATTGATAGTTGGCTAGTAGATTACTTTGCCAAAACTCAAGGATTAGCGGCGAGTCCCCTGACAACGCGATTGGCTGAACGTCTGAAAATTCAGCTATCAACTCAAAACCAAGCCAGTGAGGTTTATTTTGACGATGAAACATTTGAAAGCTATGAATTGGCACTCAACCGCGACACTTTAGAAAATATTCTCAAAGAACACGCCTTTTTTGAGCAACTAGATGATTCCATGACGAATTTGTTGCAGCAGGCGCGCCGTCAGGGAATAGAAATTGCAGATATTAATGCAGTTTTGTTAGTTGGTGGGACTGTGCAACTACCAGCCGTGCAAACATGGGTAAAGCAGTATTTTGAGCCAGAAAAAATTCGTTGTGAACGTCCGTTTGAAGCGATCGCCCAAGGTGCATTGCAACTAGCACAAGGCGTAGAAATCAAAGATTTTCTCTACCATAGTTATGGTATCCGTTATTGGGATCGGCGCAATCAAAGGCACAACTGGCATCCAATTATTAGGGCTGGACAAGCTTACCCCATGAGTCAGCCAGTGGAATTATTTTTAGGCGCGTCTTTAGAGAATCAACCCAGCATTGAATTAATTATGGGGGAATTGGGAGCTGAGACAGGTGCAACGGAAGTGTATTTTGATGGCGATCGCTTCATTACTCGTCGTCTCAACAGCGGTGAAACCAGCGTCAAACCCCTCAACGATCAAGCAGGTGCGAGAACTATTGCCAAACTTACACCACCAGGATATCCCGGCAGCGATCGCATCAAAATTCTCTTTCAAATTGATGATCAACGCTTCTTAAGAATTACAGTTGAAGACCTATTGACAAATGACACACTTTTAGAAAATCAACTCGTAGCACAGTTGAGTTAG
- a CDS encoding NAD(P)/FAD-dependent oxidoreductase, with translation MPDVAIIGAGMAGLVCAQQLSQAGYSVLVVEKSRGLGGRVATRRLHGTCADHGTCYLKPKGELLGRFVELLRSRHILEVWTDTVSEHTENGFISQPQSPSPRYVAPGGMSAVAKFLGQGLDILLNQRVVAVTPTPENSWCLTLESSTEEITAQALVVAIPAPQALMLLAPLGDSVLEAKFLENLRSVEFSPCISLIAGYPPTSQPLPQWKALTFVDHADLAWIGLDSSKRPHSQQPHFVLQSSADFAKSHLDTEDLQPVGQYLLQSAAQTLLLPWLDSPDWMQTHRWRYAFPSRPWHESILSAAIPLPLVCCGDWCGGNLVEGAMLSGLAAATEVNNQLQHLLLPNVNFLDFFTQ, from the coding sequence ATGCCTGATGTTGCAATCATTGGTGCTGGTATGGCAGGTTTAGTCTGCGCCCAGCAGTTAAGTCAAGCTGGATATTCGGTGCTGGTTGTAGAAAAGTCCCGTGGTTTAGGGGGACGAGTTGCTACACGCCGCTTACATGGGACTTGTGCAGATCATGGGACTTGTTACCTCAAGCCTAAGGGGGAATTATTGGGGCGTTTTGTGGAGTTGTTGCGATCGCGTCATATATTAGAAGTCTGGACGGACACAGTTTCCGAACATACAGAAAATGGTTTCATCTCTCAACCCCAAAGCCCCAGTCCTCGATATGTTGCGCCGGGGGGAATGAGTGCAGTAGCTAAATTTCTAGGCCAAGGTTTAGACATTTTATTGAATCAGCGTGTCGTAGCCGTTACACCAACTCCCGAAAACAGTTGGTGTCTCACCCTGGAATCTAGTACTGAAGAAATAACTGCTCAAGCTTTAGTTGTGGCTATTCCTGCACCCCAAGCTTTGATGCTATTAGCACCTTTGGGTGACAGTGTATTAGAAGCAAAGTTTCTAGAAAACTTACGTTCTGTGGAATTTTCCCCATGCATTAGCCTCATTGCGGGATATCCTCCCACATCCCAACCACTCCCACAATGGAAAGCCTTGACTTTTGTAGATCATGCCGATTTAGCATGGATTGGCTTAGATAGCAGCAAACGTCCTCACTCTCAGCAACCCCATTTTGTCTTGCAAAGTAGCGCTGATTTCGCCAAAAGTCATTTAGATACGGAAGATTTACAACCCGTCGGACAGTATCTTTTGCAAAGTGCAGCCCAAACTCTATTACTTCCTTGGCTAGACTCTCCCGATTGGATGCAAACACATCGGTGGCGCTATGCCTTTCCTAGTCGTCCTTGGCACGAGTCTATTTTATCAGCTGCAATTCCTCTACCTTTAGTGTGCTGTGGTGATTGGTGTGGAGGTAATCTCGTTGAAGGTGCGATGCTCTCTGGATTGGCTGCTGCTACTGAAGTTAACAATCAGCTGCAGCATCTACTTCTACCTAATGTTAATTTTTTAGACTTTTTCACACAATAA
- a CDS encoding YaaW family protein: protein MDELRAALELASEEELQDLTAILFSRKFNPLDYVHTPEPIEVQSQDRRAWLDTLENRFRFLAADGMTVLRGRTNQVTYRQALVQVCKYLKITYSHQLATVDLEAEVFLHLLGKVWKKLPEWEKQKLTVRVQSHLIKSELQQPLPLFLQRDPLSLIFKGGSALAVTSLLQPIVLKQIARQFAIHFATYQVAKQTAIKGSQAATTQFQSYVTLKMAQRGMTVTAARYGAVRSVFAVVGPVMWAWFFADLGWRAIATNYGRIIPTIFALAQIRLTRTECWEPA, encoded by the coding sequence TTGGACGAACTACGGGCGGCGTTAGAGCTAGCCAGTGAAGAAGAATTACAAGACTTAACCGCAATCTTGTTTAGTCGCAAGTTTAATCCCCTAGATTATGTTCACACACCTGAACCCATTGAAGTGCAGAGCCAAGACCGCAGAGCTTGGCTAGATACACTAGAGAATCGTTTCCGTTTTTTGGCAGCTGATGGGATGACAGTATTACGGGGACGTACAAACCAAGTTACCTATCGACAAGCACTAGTTCAAGTGTGTAAGTATTTAAAAATTACCTATTCTCATCAATTGGCAACTGTTGATTTAGAAGCCGAGGTATTTTTGCATCTTCTAGGAAAGGTGTGGAAAAAATTACCTGAATGGGAGAAGCAAAAATTAACCGTGCGAGTACAGAGTCATCTGATCAAATCAGAACTACAACAACCGTTACCATTATTTTTGCAACGCGACCCTTTGTCGTTAATTTTCAAAGGCGGTAGCGCTCTAGCTGTGACTTCGCTGCTACAGCCAATTGTACTCAAACAAATCGCTCGTCAATTTGCGATCCACTTTGCTACTTATCAGGTAGCTAAACAAACAGCAATTAAAGGTTCACAAGCAGCTACAACACAATTTCAAAGCTATGTAACGTTAAAAATGGCGCAGCGGGGTATGACTGTAACTGCGGCTCGTTATGGGGCTGTTCGCAGCGTCTTTGCGGTGGTTGGTCCTGTGATGTGGGCTTGGTTTTTTGCTGATTTGGGGTGGAGAGCGATCGCTACTAACTACGGTCGGATCATTCCTACCATCTTTGCTCTAGCACAAATTCGTCTCACCCGCACCGAATGTTGGGAGCCAGCTTGA